Genomic segment of Planctomycetota bacterium:
TTGATATCATCTATGGCCTTTTTGGATACGGTACCTTCAGTGGTTTCCGCCAGCGCCTGGGTAATCACGCAGGTAAGTTTGGTGGCTAGGATAGGCTGCTGTGATGACGGAATGGCCAGATAGACCAGTCCGGCGCCGCTGCGGATGGCGCTCTGGGCTGACAAATAAGCCGCGCCGCTCATTCCGCGCGAACCGGCAATTATCAGGACCTTGCCATAATCGCCCTTATGCGTGTCTGGCCGCCTGGATTTTATAACGGGCAGTTTCTTTATAATCTTCATGGTGCTTACTTTATATACATCGCCAAATATTTCAATATTTTCTTGATTATAAGTTTTATTTAGATATATACACAGGGTATGAAATCGTCGACATTCAAGAGCCGTTTACCAAAACCAGCCGGCGGTATTAAACCGAAAGAGCCGAAGGGAACCAAACCCGATTCGCTGGCCGGGGCGATGATGCCAGCTTCCAAGTACCCCAAAAAAATGGCCGTGGTATTTTCGGTCTGCCATGTGATTTTTGCCATTATTATCAGCCTCTGGAATTTTCATCCTTACATCATAACGCCGAACGGGCTGGGTTATTTTGTCTATATGCTGGAACTGCCCAGCGCCATAATTGTCGGCATCTTGGGCGGGGCGAACAGCAATATATCACCGGTTATTCTTTATATCGGGGCATTCCTTATTAATACTGTTTTCTATGGATTTTTCGGTTATCTAATCGGTTATGTGTTGCTGACCTACGGCTGGGATAAGGAAATCAACCGGCTCTGCAAGTTAGAGACCGAGGCCTATGAGGAAACCCCCGGTGCTTAGTAATTTCATATCTTTATAATAGATGTTATTAGTAGTTCTTATTACATTTCTTGTTTCATTTATTGTGACCCTAATTTTGGTCCCGTTGGTAAGGAAGGTTTCGCTGGCCATTGATTTCGTGGATATGCCGGGCGAGCGCAAGGTGCACCAGCAGCCGATTTCCTTGGGCGGCGGGATAGCCATCTTCCTGGGGATTATTATTACCTTTACAGTGGCGCTGTTTTGTGCCTATTTGCTCAAGGTTAGCGTGCCAATACCCTGGGTGCCGCAGGATATTTATGATTACCTGCCAGGTGTATTCGTGATGATTCCCAAATTATCCGTTATTTTCATCGGCGCATCAGGCATTTTCATACTGGGGCTCTTTGACGATGTCAAGAGGCTGTCGGCTCGTACTAAACTGTTGTTCCAGATTATCATCAGCGTATTTATTGTGGCTAACGGCATCTCGTTTAGTTTATTCCTGGGACAGCTGGGGTTCTGGGGCCAGATTATCTCGGCCGCGGTGACGGTTTTCTGGATGGTGTTGATAACCAATTCCTATAATCTGCTGGACCACATGGACGGACTGTCCAGCGGGATTGCGGCTATAACCGCGGCCGTCTTTATGATAATCGCGCTCAAGACCGGGCAGTATTTTATTGCTTCATTCCTGATAACCATCATCGGCGCGGCCGTGGCGTTTCTGGTATTTAATTTCCATCCGGCCAAGATATTCATGGGTGATGCCGGCAGCCTGCTTCTGGGTTATTTCATCTCCATCCTGACCATCCAGTTCACATTTTATAAGGAACCTCATTCTTATTATGCGCTCCTGACGCCGCTGCTGGTGGTAGCCATCCCGATATTTGATACGCTGGTGGTGATTATTATCAGATTCCTTAACAAGAAACCCATATTTATGGGCGACAAAAACCATCTGGCGCACCGGCTGGTGGCCCTGGGCCTGAGCGTGCCCGATGCGGTTATCCTGATTTATCTCCTGACCTTCTGCGCCGGACTTTCAGCCATCCTTTTATATTACCTTAGCCCGGATCGGATGATAAACCTGACCGGCGCGATATTGGTATTCGGCCAGGTGGTTTTACTTCTGTGCATTGTCACCCTCCTGGAATATACCGGACGGAAGAACAAGAACCCAGAATAACCTATGTACCTATGGCTGGAACTATTCCTCATTTCTGCCGGCATTACGGCCCGTCTGATTATTCCGGCCAGCACCTGCGGCAGCGGCGTTAATCTGCTGGTGGTCATTTTAATCTGGCTGGTTTTTCTTGTCCATCTCATGGAAAAGCAGAAACTAACCGCGGTAACTCCGGCACTGCCTTGGTTTCTTAAATTGTTGCTATTCTTATTCGCAGCTTTTATCATCGTTTCGTTTATCAATGCGCCGTATAAATTCGGCGCCTTTCAATATCTAGTTCCTTGGATTAGCGATGTCGTTCTTTTCTATCTGGTCTATTCGCTCTGTGCCAGGGATGCCAAATATATCACAACGCTGCTGTCCGTATTTCTGTCCGTTGGATTGATGGTTGTTCTCTATGGGCTGTATCAGCATTTCTGGGGATTGAGGGACTTGGCCGTCCAGATACAGCAGAATCCGTCATTGTTGGATGCGATACCGGCTGAGTTACGGGGCGCGACTTTAGCCCGAGCTCAGGCCGGAGAACCGTTTGCCACCTTTGCCTACCAGAATTCTTTCGGCGCGTTTCTGATATTGCTGATTCCGCTGTTTCTGGCGCTGCTTTATATCGGACGAAGAGTCATGCTGATTATTGCCGGCGTGCTGACACTTACCCTTTTAATGAGCGGTTCCAAGGGCGCGCTTATGGCATTGATGATTCCCCTGATGTTTCTGGCTTATTATCTGCCCGGCAGGCTCTCAAAGCAGGTCAGAATAATTTTGCTGGCAGTAATATTAGCCGTTTTTATGGTGGCGGTGATTATGGGTCGTTCCCAAATGTCCGATTCGCTTAATGTCCGCCTGGGTTATTTGGATGCCACAGTAAAGATTATCCGGGATAATCCGTTGAGCGGGGTGGGCTTAAATCAGTTCGGTAACAATTATCTTCATTATAAGTCGGTTGATGCCGGCGAGGTACAAAAGGCGCATAATGACTATCTCCAGATAGCCGCTGAAATGGGCATCCCGGCGCTGTTGGTCTTTCTGGTTATCTGGTTTATTATCCTGAAATCGATTTTCCGTCCGGTACGTCAGATTGCGGAAACAGACTGTCATTCTGATGGCGCCAATGGCGCCGGAAGAATCTTGCCATATATTCTTGGCGCCGGGTTTGCCTTTCTGATTAGCGAGGTATTCCAGACGCCCTTAATCACCCTGGATATTCCGCTTTTGCCAACAGTAATTGTATTCCTATTATGGCTGGCAACCTTTCGGTTCCTTTGCCATTATCTGTCTACTGGTATACTGACTACTGACATACTCCGGATAGGCCTGTTCACCGGGCTTCTGGCATTCCTGATTCACTGCCTGGCTGACTTTAACTTTTATGTCCAGGGACTTTCCATGAGCGTCTGGTTTATCGGCGCCATATTCTTGAGTACTACGGAATCATCTATGCCTTTGTCATTTCCGCCGCTCTTGTCATTCCTGCGAAAGCAGGAATCCAGGATTACGGCTATTTTGATAGCCTTTATAGTAATAGTGTTATCTTTTATTACCGTGAGATTAATTAAATATGAGTCGTTTTTAGAGCAAGGGAAAGTAATGCTTAGAAGCAATGTTAGAGAGGAACGTTTAGTCGGGGTAGATTATTTAGGCGAATCATTTGAATCTAATCTTTTTTCCGTTGATGTGTCAGTAGAGTTAGCTTGGGCAATGCATTATGTTTATAGTTTTTCAGAAGTAAATGAATTTACTTTGACTCCATTGCCTATTTGCTTGACATATATAGATTTTGCAATTTCCTTGAATCCCTTAGCGCCGATGCTCTATAATCAGCAGGGGATGTTGTGTTTGGAGCATGCTGAGCAGGAACGCAAGAAGGGGAATAAAAAGATGGCTGATATCTACGAACATCGGGCCAAACGGGCTTTTCAGATGTTCAAAGAACTCTATCCGACCTATAAAGACGCTAAACGTTAATTGATAACTTATTGTCCCGCTGCGGCGGGATAACCCGTCGTAAGGTTCTCGTGGCGCCATAGGCGCCACTGCGAACCTAACGGTCATGGCACTAATAGTGCCATTCGTGTTATGCGCTACGAAGGAATGATTATCAGGCCGCCCAGCGAGGCGGACAGTTATCTGCTCCAGATAACCTTTGGCTGCTCGCACAACAAATGCACCTTTTGCGGCACCTATCCGGACAAGAAATTCCGGGTCCGGCCGCTGGACCAGATTCTGGAGGACATCGCCCTGGCGCGCCGGCATATACCGCATACCCGGCGGGTTTTCCTGTGCGACGGCGATGCCATGCTTCTGCCCAATAAGCGTCTGCTCAAGATTCTGGAGGCGCTCAATATGGCCTTTCCGGACCTGCAGCGGGTCGGCATCTACGCCAATGCCCGCGATATCCTCAAGAAAACCGAAACTGAGTTAAGCGAATTGAGCCGCCGCAAATTGACCATCGGCTATCTCGGCCTGGAAAGCGGGAATGATGAGATACTGAAGAAGGTCATGAAGGGCGCTACGGCCAAAGACATGATTGACGCGGTCCGGAAGGCGCAGGCCAACGGCATCAAGATGTCTGTCATCGGATTAATCGGCCTGGGCGGCCGGGAGATGTCCCGGGAGCACGCCATTGATACGGCCAAGGCCGTCAATCTGATGAATCCGCGCTATTTCAGCTTGCTTACCCTGATGCTGGTGCCGGGCACGCCATTGGATGCCGATTATGAGCAGGGCAGATTCTTTCTTCCTGAAGCCGAAGACATGGTCAGGGAAATCCGTCTGGTGGTGGACAATATGGACAGCCCGCAGACCATCTTCCGGGCCAATCACGCCTCAAACTACGCGCCCCTGGCCGGCACATTCAATAAGGACAAGAAAAGATTGCTCCAGGAGATAGACGATTACCTATCCGGCAAATACGGCTTCCGCCCGGAATTCCTTCGGGGTTTATAGGTATTAATCTGTGCCTTCCACAAATAATCTGCGTAATCTGTGAAATCTGTGGTCTACCACCCCATATCATCCTCTTCGCCGATAAGTTCTTTTCCTCTGCGTTCGATAATCTTATCCCGATTGGCCTTGCGGGTCTTCATCTTTTCCTTGAGTTTGGTCAATTGTTCTTCCAGACGCTTAATCTCGGTTTCCCTCTGGGTCTCGCGCAGGTCAAAGAGTTTCTCCAGCCGGACCTTGATTTGCTTCTTAAGCTCTTCTTTTTCAGCATTGTCCTGCGACTTGCGGCACTGCATAGCCAAGCCCTTTATTTCGGTTTCCATCCTGCGCTCCTGGATGACCTGCTCGTATCTTTGCGGGTCGCGTTCTTTCAGTTCACGCAGTTTCATTCGCTCGCGCTGGGTCTCTTCAAATAGTTTCATATAAGCCGGCGGGTCAACCTGGCGCAGATGTTTCAGCCGTTCCAGCCGCTCCGGGTCGAGTTCCTTGAGCAGTTTTTCCGTCTCTTCGTCCAGCTTGGGCAGGCCCATTTCGTCCTGCGGGGTTACGAATCTTCCCTGTGACTGTGGCGGCATCATCATCCCGCCGCTGCCGCGTGTTTTGCAGTCCGGGCAGGGCCCATTCTGTGGCCCGGGTTGTTTATCCTGGGCAGAGCCGAGCGGGCTGGTGCAGAACAGCAAGGTGCTGGCTATCCCGATTAGGATGGCTCCGGCTATAATACGTTTTACCATATGTTTCTCCTTTCTCCACCGATGTAACATCGGGGTGGAATTTTACCCAGCTCCAGTCCCGAAATAATCGGGACTCCGTTGCGACTACGCGCCCAGGGGGCTGGGCTAATCTGTTTCGGTTGATATTGTTTTTATAGCGGTATCTATTTTATCCAGGGAATCATCCAGGGAGGCCAGTGGGCTGGCTTTTAGTTCATTGACGATGGTTTTCGCGCTTTCCTTCAAGCTGTCAATTTCATCACCAACCCCGTTGTCCCAGGCGTATAGCTCTTTGTCTATAGATGTTGAGACCGTTATATTAATTGTATTATCCGGTGTTCGGACCGGGGCGGAGGTGCCGGATAATTTTATGTAGGTAAACACGGCCAGGAGCAGTAACGAGGCGGCAACGGTGCTGTAGGTGGCGAATCTCATTATAATGCTCTTTGGGTAGGGGAGTCGAATGGGCGCGGCCTCGGACGGTTCCATTACCGGCAGCTTGGATAATTTGTCCATTATCCTACGATAGTCAGCTGCTTCTGCCCGGCATTCCGGACATTCACCCAGATGTTTCTCGAACCCGGATTTTTCCTGGCCTGCCAATTCGCCATAGAGATAGAGTATCAATTGAGCCTTGTCAATATTACACTTTGTCATATACTTGCGCCTTTTCTCTCAGGGTTTTTAACGCGTAATGCATCCGGCTTATCGCCGTATTCAGCGGGCATTTCAGGGTCTCGGCGATCTCCCTGAAGGTCAGACCCGAATAGACCTTTAAAAGGATGACCTCCTTTTGTTCCTTGGGCAGTCCGGCCACCAGGTCTTCAATTTCCAGCCGGTGCTCCGGCGTTTGGGTGGTCATCTGTTCCAATTCCATAGAGCTAATCGGTTTTTTCCTCCGGGCATTATCCCGGCACAGGTTTATGGCTATCTGGTAAAGCCACTGCCGGAAACTGGTGTCCCGTTCCGGCTTAAAACCCTTGATATTCTTGATGACCTTGAGCGCCAATTCCTGCAACAGGTCCTCGGACAGGGCATGGTCGCGGGTCAGCCGGTATATAAAGTTGAACAACCGCGTCCGGTACCTGAGCAGTAATTGCTCCAGTATCTTCTGCCTTTCGGCCTGATGCGTCTTTACACTGAGCGAAGCGAATGTTCTGAGCAGGACATCATCAGCCGCTTCACCCTGCGTAGCGACAGCGGAGTCCCGACCTAATCGGGGAACCACGTCGAATGGGCCAGATATCTGATTTATCACTTTTGTAATATATAACGATTATGGGATGTAAATTATTGTATTGGCTTAGATTTTATTCTGGCAATGACATTCACCGTCACGCCAATCACGCACAGGGCCAGGATAAAAAGGATGATGGATGTCATGGTCATTATCACGCCCTGGAAATCCAGTGACTTGCCGTTGATAATGTTCTTTACGCCCGGCACCATCATCATCACCAGCGACCACAGGGTCATGACCAGCATAAATGCCATCGGGATGATGGTGATAATAGCATTCTTGCCGGTTCTCCACAGCCAGACCGAGACGCCCAACAGCGTCAGGCTGGCCAGCAACTGGTTGCTGGTTCCGAAGAGCGGCCAGGCAATCTTATAGGCCTGTTCCTTGGCGCCCATCAGGAAGACAAAAGGCACCAGTAGCGTTACGAATGTGGCCAGATATTGCGCATTCCGGCTCTGCCAGCCGAAGATTTCCTGGAACACATACCGGCCCAGCCGGGTGCAGACATCGAGCGTATCGTAGATAAAGGTGGAAAACGCCAGCAGTCCGAAGGCCAGGGCCAGGTTAAAATCAATACCCAGTAGTCCGGCGTATTTGGCCAGTCCGGATG
This window contains:
- a CDS encoding zf-HC2 domain-containing protein, which produces MTKCNIDKAQLILYLYGELAGQEKSGFEKHLGECPECRAEAADYRRIMDKLSKLPVMEPSEAAPIRLPYPKSIIMRFATYSTVAASLLLLAVFTYIKLSGTSAPVRTPDNTINITVSTSIDKELYAWDNGVGDEIDSLKESAKTIVNELKASPLASLDDSLDKIDTAIKTISTETD
- a CDS encoding O-antigen ligase family protein; its protein translation is MYLWLELFLISAGITARLIIPASTCGSGVNLLVVILIWLVFLVHLMEKQKLTAVTPALPWFLKLLLFLFAAFIIVSFINAPYKFGAFQYLVPWISDVVLFYLVYSLCARDAKYITTLLSVFLSVGLMVVLYGLYQHFWGLRDLAVQIQQNPSLLDAIPAELRGATLARAQAGEPFATFAYQNSFGAFLILLIPLFLALLYIGRRVMLIIAGVLTLTLLMSGSKGALMALMIPLMFLAYYLPGRLSKQVRIILLAVILAVFMVAVIMGRSQMSDSLNVRLGYLDATVKIIRDNPLSGVGLNQFGNNYLHYKSVDAGEVQKAHNDYLQIAAEMGIPALLVFLVIWFIILKSIFRPVRQIAETDCHSDGANGAGRILPYILGAGFAFLISEVFQTPLITLDIPLLPTVIVFLLWLATFRFLCHYLSTGILTTDILRIGLFTGLLAFLIHCLADFNFYVQGLSMSVWFIGAIFLSTTESSMPLSFPPLLSFLRKQESRITAILIAFIVIVLSFITVRLIKYESFLEQGKVMLRSNVREERLVGVDYLGESFESNLFSVDVSVELAWAMHYVYSFSEVNEFTLTPLPICLTYIDFAISLNPLAPMLYNQQGMLCLEHAEQERKKGNKKMADIYEHRAKRAFQMFKELYPTYKDAKR
- a CDS encoding radical SAM protein encodes the protein MRYEGMIIRPPSEADSYLLQITFGCSHNKCTFCGTYPDKKFRVRPLDQILEDIALARRHIPHTRRVFLCDGDAMLLPNKRLLKILEALNMAFPDLQRVGIYANARDILKKTETELSELSRRKLTIGYLGLESGNDEILKKVMKGATAKDMIDAVRKAQANGIKMSVIGLIGLGGREMSREHAIDTAKAVNLMNPRYFSLLTLMLVPGTPLDADYEQGRFFLPEAEDMVREIRLVVDNMDSPQTIFRANHASNYAPLAGTFNKDKKRLLQEIDDYLSGKYGFRPEFLRGL
- a CDS encoding sigma-70 family RNA polymerase sigma factor; amino-acid sequence: MINQISGPFDVVPRLGRDSAVATQGEAADDVLLRTFASLSVKTHQAERQKILEQLLLRYRTRLFNFIYRLTRDHALSEDLLQELALKVIKNIKGFKPERDTSFRQWLYQIAINLCRDNARRKKPISSMELEQMTTQTPEHRLEIEDLVAGLPKEQKEVILLKVYSGLTFREIAETLKCPLNTAISRMHYALKTLREKAQVYDKV
- a CDS encoding undecaprenyl/decaprenyl-phosphate alpha-N-acetylglucosaminyl 1-phosphate transferase codes for the protein MVPLVRKVSLAIDFVDMPGERKVHQQPISLGGGIAIFLGIIITFTVALFCAYLLKVSVPIPWVPQDIYDYLPGVFVMIPKLSVIFIGASGIFILGLFDDVKRLSARTKLLFQIIISVFIVANGISFSLFLGQLGFWGQIISAAVTVFWMVLITNSYNLLDHMDGLSSGIAAITAAVFMIIALKTGQYFIASFLITIIGAAVAFLVFNFHPAKIFMGDAGSLLLGYFISILTIQFTFYKEPHSYYALLTPLLVVAIPIFDTLVVIIIRFLNKKPIFMGDKNHLAHRLVALGLSVPDAVILIYLLTFCAGLSAILLYYLSPDRMINLTGAILVFGQVVLLLCIVTLLEYTGRKNKNPE